From the genome of Malus sylvestris chromosome 6, drMalSylv7.2, whole genome shotgun sequence, one region includes:
- the LOC126625369 gene encoding umecyanin-like translates to MGKIQIAVFLAAAMGCFLMGSVSAFTHIVGGKEGWSVPENKTFYEDWAFPRTFGVGDRLVFPYRPGSGNVVVINKDDFDKCTQKNVIYMYYNGPTILDLTAPGDYYYYSGVGKHCEFGQKLHIKVVNKPGSSGKISPFKLVSKNTKTTAGAPAPITDAAAPAHSSATTIQNVGMASGLLTVFFSLFI, encoded by the exons ATGGGAAAGATTCAGATTGCGGTGTTCCTAGCGGCAGCAATGGGCTGCTTCTTGATGGGATCAGTGAGTGCTTTCACTCACATTGTTGGAGGAAAAGAGGGCTGGTCTGTACCTGAGAACAAAACTTTCTATGAGGACTGGGCTTTTCCAAGAACCTTTGGGGTTGGTGACAGACTTG TTTTCCCCTACAGGCCCGGCTCTGGCAACGTAGTAGTCATCAACAAGGACGACTTCGACAAATGCACACAGAAGAATGTCATCTACATGTATTACAATGGACCAACCATCCTCGACCTCACAGCACCAGGTGACTACTACTACTACAGTGGCGTCGGCAAGCACTGCGAGTTTGGCCAAAAGCTCCACATCAAGGTCGTCAACAAGCCTGGATCGTCTGGCAAGATTTCCCCATTCAAGCTTGTTTCCAAGAACACCAAGACTACTGCTGGCGCGCCTGCCCCCATCACAGATGCGGCTGCTCCTGCTCATTCCTCAGCCACCACCATTCAAAATGTTGGCATGGCTTCTGGTTTATTGACcgtcttcttttctctcttcatctAA